A part of Paraliobacillus zengyii genomic DNA contains:
- a CDS encoding betaine/proline/choline family ABC transporter ATP-binding protein (Members of the family are the ATP-binding subunit of ABC transporters for substrates such as betaine, L-proline or other amino acids, choline, carnitine, etc. The substrate specificity is best determined from the substrate-binding subunit, rather than this subunit, as it interacts with the permease subunit and not with substrate directly.) → MIQLKQINKVYDDGFQALKNIDLTFEEGKINVLIGPSGCGKTTTMKLLNKLTEHTDGQILIDDKDINDINPIQLRRQMGYVIQSIGLFPHMTIYDNVATVPKLLKWDKSRTRKRVEELLNMVDLAPETYMKRYPSELSGGQQQRIGVIRALAAEPSTILMDEPFSALDPISREQLQDELVRLQKEIKKTIVFVTHDMDEAIKIADQIILMKGGEIVQKGSPEEILTNPVNDFVKEFIGSDRLGKAKKLPSLAELLVTETITLSPDLTMEKAIEEMVANNVAELPVVDGQENYLGVLSLYKALANKEARLSEIVDNSVITIYETTDLNLAMGDLSKSKSIIPVLSEDKKFVGIIENSTLFKALHQIYESKSGVA, encoded by the coding sequence TTGATTCAATTAAAACAGATAAACAAAGTTTACGATGATGGTTTTCAAGCATTAAAAAATATTGATCTTACATTTGAAGAAGGCAAAATTAATGTATTAATCGGTCCAAGTGGTTGTGGTAAAACAACAACAATGAAATTACTTAACAAGTTAACAGAACACACGGATGGCCAAATTTTGATTGATGATAAAGATATCAATGATATAAATCCGATACAGCTTCGCCGACAAATGGGATATGTAATTCAAAGCATTGGTTTATTTCCACACATGACGATCTACGATAATGTAGCAACAGTTCCAAAGCTACTAAAGTGGGATAAATCACGTACTAGAAAACGGGTAGAAGAGTTACTAAATATGGTGGATTTGGCACCAGAAACTTACATGAAACGTTATCCTTCCGAATTAAGTGGAGGACAGCAACAACGAATAGGTGTTATTCGAGCGCTTGCTGCAGAACCTTCTACAATTCTTATGGACGAGCCCTTTAGTGCACTAGATCCAATCAGTAGAGAACAACTACAGGATGAACTCGTTCGCCTTCAAAAAGAAATCAAGAAAACAATTGTATTTGTAACCCATGATATGGATGAAGCAATCAAGATTGCAGATCAAATCATTCTAATGAAGGGTGGCGAAATTGTACAAAAAGGATCCCCAGAGGAGATTCTAACTAACCCAGTTAATGACTTCGTTAAAGAATTCATTGGATCAGACAGACTTGGTAAAGCTAAAAAACTACCATCTTTAGCTGAACTTCTCGTAACAGAGACTATTACACTTTCTCCCGATTTAACTATGGAAAAAGCAATAGAAGAAATGGTTGCCAACAATGTTGCAGAACTGCCAGTTGTCGATGGTCAAGAGAATTATTTAGGTGTACTAAGTCTTTATAAGGCTTTAGCAAATAAAGAGGCACGCCTATCAGAAATAGTTGATAATTCAGTCATTACTATCTATGAAACAACTGATCTTAATTTAGCGATGGGTGACTTAAGTAAATCAAAATCTATCATTCCTGTTCTTTCGGAAGATAAGAAATTTGTTGGAATTATTGAAAACAGTACATTGTTCAAAGCTCTTCATCAAATATATGAGAGTAAGAGTGGTGTGGCATAA
- a CDS encoding glycine betaine ABC transporter substrate-binding protein, whose translation MRKMLFASLFAVLMLALAGCGDSESADGGTTLEYGAQSYTDPKIMSQIVKLLVEDQTDHEVNITEDIQASPQIMAALDREEFDIATLYSGEVYNNHFDEDEVEYSTDPQQTIEQAQELFGAEYDMKWYDSIGFSNQYGIAVQGDFAEENNITTMTDLGEYADELIVGTDSSWIERENDGYTGYQEAYGYSFEDVRGMEVSLMYEGINNDELDVVTAYTVDPQILEYDLKLLEDDENFFPPYDASLVARNEIIEEYPEVSDILDSIVGLISTEEMTQLIHEVDINRRTPEEVAAEFLEEKGMLE comes from the coding sequence ATGAGAAAGATGTTATTTGCAAGTTTATTCGCAGTATTAATGTTAGCACTAGCAGGATGTGGAGATAGTGAATCAGCTGATGGTGGAACAACACTTGAATATGGTGCACAATCCTATACAGATCCGAAAATTATGAGCCAAATTGTTAAATTATTAGTAGAAGACCAAACAGATCACGAAGTAAATATTACAGAAGATATTCAAGCAAGCCCACAAATTATGGCTGCTTTAGATCGTGAAGAGTTTGATATTGCAACACTTTATTCTGGTGAAGTATACAATAACCACTTTGATGAAGATGAAGTAGAATATTCAACAGATCCACAACAAACGATTGAACAGGCACAAGAATTATTTGGTGCAGAGTATGACATGAAATGGTATGACTCAATTGGATTTAGTAACCAATACGGTATTGCAGTCCAAGGTGATTTTGCAGAAGAAAATAATATTACAACAATGACTGATCTTGGTGAATATGCTGACGAATTAATCGTAGGTACTGATAGTTCATGGATTGAAAGAGAAAATGACGGCTATACAGGCTATCAAGAAGCATATGGATATAGCTTTGAAGATGTAAGAGGTATGGAAGTTTCGCTTATGTATGAAGGTATTAATAATGATGAATTAGATGTTGTTACGGCTTATACAGTTGACCCACAAATTTTAGAGTATGATTTAAAATTATTAGAGGATGACGAAAACTTCTTCCCTCCATATGATGCATCACTAGTTGCAAGAAATGAAATTATTGAAGAATATCCAGAAGTTAGCGACATTCTTGATTCCATTGTTGGTTTAATTAGTACGGAAGAAATGACACAATTAATTCACGAAGTAGATATTAATCGACGCACTCCTGAAGAAGTTGCAGCAGAATTCTTAGAAGAAAAAGGTATGCTTGAATAA
- a CDS encoding GbsR/MarR family transcriptional regulator — protein MENNHYLETVYNRTIEQVAENMKSYGFPGTIGRVYAFIYFAGEPLDLGTLADKTGMSKTRMSQVLREMVDLNLAEKVFIKGSRKDFYTVDPDYYQNFISLFTSNWKKVVQRNKHSEQKNKLDLKKALQDQTLDAEAKQQAQILIDESEKSQEYFEWIERLVDLFESHDIFNHVPKKDEK, from the coding sequence ATGGAAAATAATCACTATTTAGAAACAGTTTATAATCGCACGATAGAGCAAGTAGCTGAAAATATGAAATCTTATGGTTTCCCTGGTACGATTGGTCGTGTTTATGCCTTCATTTATTTTGCAGGCGAGCCACTTGACTTGGGTACACTAGCGGACAAAACTGGTATGAGCAAAACCAGAATGAGTCAAGTATTAAGAGAAATGGTCGATCTGAATCTTGCTGAGAAAGTTTTTATTAAAGGTTCTCGCAAAGACTTTTATACGGTCGATCCAGATTATTATCAGAATTTCATTTCTCTATTCACATCTAACTGGAAGAAAGTTGTGCAACGCAACAAACATTCTGAACAAAAGAATAAGCTAGACTTAAAGAAAGCACTTCAAGATCAAACGCTAGATGCTGAAGCAAAACAACAAGCACAAATACTTATCGATGAATCCGAAAAGTCCCAAGAATATTTTGAGTGGATTGAACGTTTAGTCGATTTATTTGAATCACATGACATCTTCAATCATGTTCCTAAAAAAGATGAAAAGTAA
- a CDS encoding ABC transporter permease — MNFITELGQYMLENYAELLALTVEHILMVAYGIALALLVGIPLGILAAKFEKVAPYILSLTNILQLVPSLAMLAILMIYFGLGFETMVIGLFFYSLLPIVRNTYVGIREVEDGITEAGIGVGMTSLQLLAKIQLPLSIPFLMAGLRVASVIAVSVACIGPYIGAGGLGKEIISGISLQSDVKIYAGAIPAVLLAVIADFILGKVENKTKERTT; from the coding sequence ATGAACTTTATCACTGAACTTGGTCAATATATGCTAGAAAATTATGCAGAACTATTAGCGTTAACAGTAGAACATATATTAATGGTTGCCTACGGGATTGCTCTTGCACTCCTTGTAGGTATTCCCTTAGGTATTCTTGCTGCAAAATTTGAAAAAGTAGCACCATATATTCTTTCTTTAACAAACATTTTGCAATTAGTACCTAGTTTAGCTATGTTAGCAATCTTAATGATTTATTTTGGTTTAGGATTTGAAACAATGGTTATTGGATTGTTCTTCTATTCTTTATTACCAATTGTAAGAAATACGTATGTAGGCATACGAGAAGTAGAAGATGGCATCACAGAGGCTGGTATCGGCGTTGGTATGACATCGTTACAACTGTTAGCAAAAATTCAGTTACCACTGTCGATTCCATTCTTAATGGCAGGGTTACGTGTTGCTTCTGTTATAGCAGTATCAGTTGCTTGTATTGGGCCGTATATCGGAGCAGGCGGTTTAGGAAAAGAAATAATCTCTGGTATTAGTCTTCAATCAGATGTGAAAATCTACGCTGGTGCTATTCCTGCAGTATTATTAGCAGTTATTGCGGATTTCATTTTAGGTAAAGTTGAGAATAAGACAAAAGAACGAACAACGTAA
- a CDS encoding ABC transporter permease, translated as MEIILDYIDFWQRKYDSILGYTYEHILISFTAILIAIVISVPLAIYMTKMKNEKLKNMIFNIANIFQTIPTIALLAIMIPILGIGFKPAVVALFLYALLPLLRNTYAGVQSIDPGIVEAAKGMGFNTFQRLFKVELPVALPYIMSGIRVTTVYVISWTTLAAVIGAGGLGGLVLAGIGFNDKEMIFTGTILAIGIALLLDFVFAKIEKGLSKA; from the coding sequence ATGGAAATAATTTTAGATTACATTGATTTTTGGCAGAGAAAATATGATTCTATACTTGGTTATACCTATGAACATATTTTGATTTCCTTTACGGCTATCCTAATTGCTATTGTTATATCTGTTCCATTAGCTATTTATATGACGAAAATGAAAAACGAAAAGCTGAAAAATATGATATTTAATATCGCTAATATTTTTCAAACAATACCTACGATTGCCTTATTAGCAATCATGATACCTATTTTAGGAATTGGTTTTAAACCAGCTGTCGTAGCGCTTTTCTTATATGCGCTCCTACCTTTGTTACGGAATACGTATGCTGGGGTCCAGTCGATAGATCCAGGTATTGTCGAGGCTGCTAAAGGAATGGGTTTTAATACGTTTCAACGTTTGTTTAAGGTAGAGTTACCTGTTGCATTACCTTATATTATGTCAGGTATTCGCGTTACAACAGTTTATGTAATCAGTTGGACAACTTTAGCTGCTGTAATTGGTGCTGGTGGTTTAGGTGGACTAGTACTTGCTGGTATTGGGTTTAATGATAAAGAAATGATTTTTACCGGAACGATACTAGCAATTGGTATCGCGCTATTACTAGATTTTGTTTTTGCAAAAATTGAAAAAGGCCTTTCTAAAGCCTAA
- a CDS encoding M20 family metallopeptidase, whose translation MKKQIFSKLDELYDEMVDIRRHLHMNPELSFQEHETAKFIADYQKKLGLDVQTNVGGLGVIATLKGAKPGKTVAIRADFDALPIEEENDVPYKSQNPGVMHACGHDAHTAIALGMAKALVSVKDELEGTVVFIHQHAEEEDPGGAKSMIEAGALEGVDAIFATHMENYIPVNHISHSDDYIFGSSDDFVIEIKGVGGHAAFPHDTTDVIAIGSQLVSNLQQVVSRKVDPLKAAVLTIGSFQAGSKANVISGTGIMEGTVRTFDKTVRQEMHDWIQQITEHTCKAFGADYHIDYQFGYPATKNDKTMNQLLVNAAKDVLPAENIKAEPPTMGAEDFSYFLEKKQGTYFFTGSANEEKGFIYPYHHPKFDIDEKALENGAKVLTAAIFDFWKTYN comes from the coding sequence TTGAAAAAACAAATTTTTTCGAAACTAGACGAATTGTATGACGAAATGGTTGATATACGTCGACACTTACACATGAATCCAGAGTTGTCTTTTCAAGAACATGAAACAGCTAAATTTATTGCGGACTATCAGAAAAAATTAGGATTAGATGTACAGACTAATGTTGGTGGTTTAGGTGTTATTGCGACATTAAAAGGCGCTAAACCTGGTAAAACCGTAGCAATTCGTGCGGATTTTGATGCTTTACCAATAGAAGAAGAAAATGATGTACCATATAAATCTCAAAATCCTGGTGTGATGCATGCTTGTGGCCATGATGCCCATACGGCGATTGCGCTTGGAATGGCTAAAGCTTTAGTCAGTGTAAAAGATGAGCTAGAAGGTACCGTTGTCTTTATTCATCAACATGCGGAAGAAGAAGATCCAGGTGGGGCGAAATCGATGATCGAAGCCGGTGCATTAGAAGGTGTCGATGCTATTTTTGCCACACATATGGAAAACTATATTCCGGTTAATCATATTTCTCATAGTGATGACTATATTTTTGGATCATCTGATGACTTTGTGATCGAAATAAAGGGTGTTGGTGGACATGCAGCATTTCCACATGATACAACCGATGTAATTGCGATTGGAAGTCAACTTGTTAGTAACTTACAACAAGTAGTGAGCCGGAAAGTAGATCCATTAAAGGCGGCTGTCTTGACGATTGGTTCGTTCCAAGCTGGCAGTAAAGCTAATGTTATTTCTGGTACTGGCATAATGGAAGGGACAGTAAGGACATTTGATAAAACTGTTCGTCAAGAAATGCATGACTGGATCCAGCAGATTACCGAACATACATGCAAAGCATTTGGTGCAGATTATCATATTGATTATCAATTTGGTTACCCAGCCACTAAAAACGATAAAACGATGAATCAATTGCTTGTTAATGCAGCAAAAGATGTATTACCAGCAGAAAATATTAAAGCAGAACCACCAACAATGGGTGCTGAGGATTTCTCTTACTTTCTTGAAAAAAAACAAGGAACCTATTTCTTCACAGGATCCGCGAATGAGGAGAAAGGATTTATTTATCCTTACCATCATCCAAAATTTGATATCGATGAAAAAGCACTTGAAAATGGTGCGAAAGTATTAACAGCAGCGATTTTTGATTTTTGGAAAACATACAATTGA
- a CDS encoding glycoside hydrolase domain-containing protein: MSYLWGVDSTTNVTKDLYNSVLKKYRKPEYWGRYITSVEGVTEGLTQTEVELLHNSGTKILPIYSKFATAIGSREGRTMAQNAVFHARRLGIPEGTIIFANIENLLEVDKDWVVGYVEAMYPTGYKPGFYNDPNQGDFSSAYCQAVSENDQIAVQAVLWSAEPDTGISKQRKAPKFEPSTPNCTANIWAWQYGRDAPTYAINTNLINRRLHNILW; encoded by the coding sequence TTGAGCTATTTGTGGGGAGTAGATTCAACAACTAATGTAACAAAAGATTTATATAACTCTGTTTTAAAAAAATATAGAAAACCGGAATACTGGGGAAGATATATAACATCGGTGGAAGGTGTTACTGAAGGGTTAACCCAAACAGAGGTAGAACTTTTACATAATAGTGGGACAAAGATTTTACCAATTTACAGTAAATTCGCAACTGCTATAGGTAGTAGAGAAGGACGAACGATGGCGCAAAATGCCGTTTTCCATGCTAGACGACTTGGTATTCCAGAAGGCACGATTATTTTTGCAAATATTGAGAACCTATTAGAGGTAGATAAGGATTGGGTCGTTGGTTATGTAGAAGCAATGTATCCAACTGGGTATAAACCAGGATTTTATAATGATCCGAATCAGGGTGATTTCAGTTCTGCATACTGCCAAGCAGTATCAGAAAACGATCAAATAGCAGTCCAAGCTGTACTTTGGAGCGCGGAACCTGATACAGGTATTTCAAAACAGAGAAAAGCACCGAAGTTCGAACCATCAACACCAAATTGCACTGCTAACATTTGGGCATGGCAATATGGGAGAGATGCTCCAACATATGCGATTAACACGAACCTGATCAATCGGCGCTTACACAATATTTTGTGGTGA